Proteins co-encoded in one Aspergillus luchuensis IFO 4308 DNA, chromosome 6, nearly complete sequence genomic window:
- a CDS encoding putative MFS drug efflux pump (COG:G;~EggNog:ENOG410PKEX;~InterPro:IPR020846,IPR036259,IPR010573;~PFAM:PF06609,PF07690;~TransMembrane:12 (i54-71o91-113i120-138o144-167i179-202o208-229i250-269o281-298i318-340o360-380i387-405o411-438i);~go_function: GO:0022857 - transmembrane transporter activity [Evidence IEA];~go_process: GO:0055085 - transmembrane transport [Evidence IEA]) — MELTDHSSQSQTDEKAVAESPPTGNMERKFSHDEVVAYEEMGAPVDNPMTFRRFMGFTAMAFLWTGSQIPVYLFGGIPPYVYGDIGGADRWVWFVLANLLALAGVCPFVGSLSDLIGRRYVALIGASLVCLGMIVSSTAHTMNIFIAGMAIAGAGAGINELTALAATSEMAPTRQRGKYVSVLIFTILPFCPSVLWAQLIAAHSGWRYVGAFCGAWSGFGLLITALFYFPPPRVNSEGLTRSDIISRIDFIGGFLSISGLIIFLAGLQWGGYMYDWTSAHVLVPLILGFVALVVFAFWEIYGAKYPIFPSRLKQEPRILGLTLVITFISGANFFSVLMFWPTQSFNVYGHDPVDVGIRSLPIGLGIMAGACIILWLLSVLHGHNKELLIISSVLMTAGCGAMSIGRPDNLYQLWGILIIAGLGIGGIIVPASIITTIICPDVSLPPLLTTPTLHIHPID, encoded by the exons ATGGAGCTCACCGATCACTCAAGTCAGTCGCAGACTGATGAAAAAGCAGTGGCAGAGTCACCTCCGACCGGCAATATGGAGAGGAAATTTAGCCATGATGAGGTTGTTGCGTACGAAGAGATGGGTGCGCCTGTGGACAACCCA ATGACCTTCCGTCGGTTCATGGGATTCACAGCAATGGCGTTCCTATGGACTGGAAGCCAAATTCCAGTCTATCTCTTCG GAGGCATACCACCTTACGTCTACGGAGACATTGGCGGTGCGGATCGATGGGTTTGGTTT GTCCTGGCGAACTTGCTGGCACTTGCTGGTGTCTGCCCTTTTGTCGGATCACTTTCGGATTTGATCGGTCGTCGATACGTTGCCCTCATCGGAGCCTCCCTTGTTTGCCTTGGTATGATAGTCAGCAGTACGGCACATACGATGAACATTTTCATTG CGGGAATGGCAATAGCGGGCGCAGGTGCAGGTATCAATGAGTTGACTGCATTAGCCGCCACCTCAGAAATGGCACCAACTCGACAGAGAGGAAAATATGTCTCAGTATTAATTTTCACCATCTTGCCCTTTTGCCCATCTGTGCTATGGGCTCAGCTTATTGCAGCACACAGCGGATGGCGCTATGTCGGGGCTTTCTGCGGAGCATGGAGTGGTTTCGGTTTGCTCATCACAGCCCTCTTTTACTTCCCGCCACCACGAGTCAATTCAGAAGGCTTGACGAGATCCGATATTATCAGTCGTATAGACTTCATCGGGGGGTTCCTCAGTATTTCCGGCCTTATCATCTTCTTGGCTGGACTGCAGTGGGGTGGATATATG TATGACTGGACATCCGCTCATGTTCTGGTTCCCCTGATTCTTGGTTTTGTAGCCTTGGTTGTGTTTGCATTTTGGGAGATTTATGGTGCCAAGTATCCCATCTTTCCAAGCCGACTAAAGCAAGAGCCACGCATATTGGGCTTGACCCTAGTCATCACGTTCATCTCAGGAGCAAACTTCTTCTCTGTTCTCATGTTCTGGCCCACACAGTCATTCAACGTGTATGGTCACGATCCCGTCGACGTTGGTATTCGGAGTCTCCCCATCGGGCTCGGCATCATGGCAGGTGCTTGTATCATCCTATGGCTCCTCAGTGTCTTGCACGGCCACAACAAGGAGCTactcatcatcagcagcgtCCTCATGACAGCAG GCTGCGGTGCCATGTCAATAGGCCGACCAGACAACCTATACCAACTCTGGGGCATTCTAATCATCGCAGGCCTAGGAATCGGGGGCATAATCGTCCCAGCCTCAATCATCACAACAATTATATGTCCAGACGTAAGCCTACCCCCCTTATtaacaacaccaaccctCCACATACACCCCATAGACTAA
- a CDS encoding PaaI family thioesterase (COG:S;~EggNog:ENOG410PQQJ;~InterPro:IPR029069,IPR006683;~PFAM:PF03061;~TransMembrane:1 (i51-68o)): MFSSRRVLQSQLRLLRNKPLLPCRYTLRPSRNTSTAAHEPIPQPSRWPRRLAYIAIFGSLGIAAGKWMDRKLAPPPLPDTEEDRERLEEIRYIYEHGLPIVKELRENPDYIEAEVYGNYSEEDKLQRLSSGPLRGSRGLAFQRIFYNDKEKEAINVAYVGPGLEGWPTVVHGGALGTVIDEHLARVAIRHLPQRTGVTANLQLKYRAPVYSGNFYTFHATLDEERSTERKAWVKGEVRDPMGRLCIEASALFVVPKSYKLQEVGERY; the protein is encoded by the exons ATGTTTTCCTCGCGCAGAGTCTTACAGTCGCAATTACGCCTCCTCCGGAACAAGCCGCTGTTACCATGTCGATACACACTTCGTCCCTCGAGGAACACCAGTACTGCCGCCCATGAACCGATACCTCAACCGTCGCGGTGGCCGCGACGCCTGGCGTACATTGCGATTTTCGGTAGCCTTGGGATTGCTGCCGGAAAGTGGATGGATAGGAAGCTCGCACCACCGCCATTGCCCGATACAGAGGAAGATCGCGAAAGACTAGAAGAAATCCGTTACATCTACGAACACGGGCTGCCCATCGTGAAGGAACTTCGAGAGAACCCCGACTATATAGAGGCTGAGGTATACGGCAATTATTCGGAGGAAGATAAATTACAGAGGCTGAGTTCGGGTCCTTTACGAGGTAGCCGAGGGTTAGCATTCCAG AGAATATTCTACAATgataaggagaaggaggccatcAATGTCGCATATGTCGGACCGGGATTAGAAGGATGGCCGACGGTTGTTCATGGAGGTGCTCTGGGGACCGTGATCGATGAGCATCTAGCCCGAGTCGCAATCAGACATCTTCCACAACGCACTGGAGTCACGGCCAATCTACAGCTCAAATACCGTGCACCGGTGTACTCGGGTAACTTTTACACCTTCCATGCTACTCTGGACGAGGAACGGAGCACAGAACGCAAGGCATGGGTGAAGGGAGAAGTACGCGACCCCATGGGACGGTTGTGTATCGAGGCTTCCGCCCTCTTTGTAGTCCCCAAGTCCTATAAGCTTCAAGAGGTTGGAGAACGCTATTGA
- the UBP6 gene encoding ubiquitin-specific protease UBP6 (BUSCO:EOG09263BGW;~COG:O;~EggNog:ENOG410PITP;~InterPro:IPR038765,IPR029071,IPR001394,IPR018200, IPR000626,IPR028889;~MEROPS:MER0004316;~PFAM:PF13423,PF00240,PF00443;~go_function: GO:0004843 - thiol-dependent ubiquitin-specific protease activity [Evidence IEA];~go_function: GO:0005515 - protein binding [Evidence IEA];~go_process: GO:0006511 - ubiquitin-dependent protein catabolic process [Evidence IEA];~go_process: GO:0016579 - protein deubiquitination [Evidence IEA]), protein MASIPVVVKHQGKRYEVELDPSLNGETLKYQLFSLTGVEPERQKILVKGGQLKDDTPLSSLNAKPGQTFMMMGTPSGGQGAGDLGRPKEVVKFLEDMTEAEAARAEGATPAGLQNLGNTCYLNSTLQTLRSVPELQDALLKYRPSGGSSGGSSLSNLSSLGLGGLGASMDLTSSLRDLFKQMSETQEGFPPLMFLNALRNAFPQFAQRDRNGHGYAQQDAEEAWSQIVSQLRNKLVVKEGEGDSAAEVSFVDKYMAGGFESTTECDEEAAKEAGEVATNSSDVFYKLDCHIGKETNHLHDGIMAGLEEKIEKRSSVLDRDAVYTKRSRIARLPKYLTVHFVRFFWKRETQKKAKIMRKVTFPAELDAVDFCTEELKKQLIPVRDKVREIRKEEVDVERARKRQKLAHRREEEEKKEAESGSSLEPMQKKKAAEERKGEPKAAEKDGDEAMTDVFKSDADYEAEKTASILAAKKELSELIDPSLASDSGVNKTGLYELRGVITHQGASADSGHYTAYVKKQPSGDGASTEDKWWWFNDEKVTEVEGEKIETLAGGGKSLTQLLIDFE, encoded by the exons ATGGCTTCTATACCTG TTGTTGTAAAGCACCAGGGCAAACGCTACGAGGTGGAGCTCGACCCTTCCCTGAACGGCGAAACGCTCAAATACCAGCTATTTTCTCTCACTGGCGTCGAACCCGAGCGGCAGAAGATCCTAGTCAAGGGTGGACAGCTCAAAGATGACACACCATTGTCCTCCCTCAACGCCAAACCCGGCCAAAcgttcatgatgatgggcACTCCGTCGGGCGGCCAAGGTGCTGGGGACTTGGGTAGACCAAAGGAAGTCGTCAAGTTTTTGGAGGACATgactgaagctgaagctgcCAGAGCGGAGGGTGCAACGCCTGCAGGTCTGCAGAACCTTGGAAATACTTGCTACCTGAATTCAACGCTACAGACACTGCGGAGCGTTCCCGAACTTCAGGATGCGCTGCTCAAGTACCGACCCTCTGGCGGCTCTTCTGGAGGCTCTAGCCTTTCAAACCTCAGTAGTCTCGGTCTTGGCGGCTTGGGTGCTTCCATGGATCTCACGTCCTCTTTGCGAGACCTCTTCAAGCAAATGTCGGAGACGCAAGAAGGTTTCCCGCCGCTCATGTTTCTCAATGCTCTGCGAAATGCTTTCCCCCAATTTGCTCAAAGGGATCGCAATGGACATGGCTATGCCCAACAGGATGCCGAAGAGGCCTGGTCACAGATCGTGAGTCAGTTGCGTAACAAGCTGGTCGTGAAGGAGGGTGAAGGTGACTCTGCCGCTGAGGTTTCGTTCGTGGACAAGTACATGGCTGGAGGGTTTGAGTCCACCACCGAGTGCGACGAGGAGGCCGCAAAGGAGGCTGGCGAAGTAGCTACTAACAGCTCCGACGTTTTCTACAAGCTTGATTGTCATATCGGTAAAGAGACCAACCATTTGCATGACGGTATTATGGCTGGTCTCGAAGAGAAGATTGAAAAGCGCTCCTCTGTTCTCGACCGCGATGCCGTATATACCAAGCGTTCACGCATTGCGCGCTTGCCCAAGTACCTGACGGTTCATTTCGTTCGGTTCTTCTGGAAGCGCGAAAcacagaagaaggccaagattATGCGAAAGGTCACATTCCCCGCTGAACTTGATGCGGTGGATTTCTGCACCGAAGAACTGAAGAAACAGCTCATTCCCGTGAGAGACAAAGTCCGTGAGATTcggaaggaagaggtggatgtCGAGCGTGCCCGCAAGCGCCAAAAGCTTGCTCAccggagagaggaggaagaaaagaaagaggccGAATCTGGTTCAAGCTTGGAgccgatgcagaagaaaaaagcTGCTGAAGAGCGCAAGGGAGAACCTAAGGCTGCGGAGAAAGACGGGGATGAAGCCATGACCGATGTGTTCAAGTCCGATGCAGATTACGAAGCTGAAAAGACCGCCTCAATCCTTGCCGCCAAGAAAGAATTGTCTGAGCTCATTGATCCGAGTCTTGCCTCAGACAGTGGTGTGAACAAGACGGGTCTTTACGAACTACGTGGTGTGATCACCCACCAAGGTGCAAGTGCGGACAGCGGACATTACACTGCGTACGTGAAAAAGCAGCCCAGCGGTGATGGCGCAAGCACCGAAGacaagtggtggtggttcaatgatgagaaggttaccgaagtggaaggggagaagattgagactcttgctggtggtggtaagtCCCTGACACAATTGTTAATTGATTTTGAATAG
- the ARC19 gene encoding actin-related protein 2/3 complex subunit 4 family protein (BUSCO:EOG09265CCT;~COG:Z;~EggNog:ENOG410PFJR;~InterPro:IPR034666,IPR008384;~PFAM:PF05856;~go_component: GO:0005885 - Arp2/3 protein complex [Evidence IEA];~go_component: GO:0015629 - actin cytoskeleton [Evidence IEA];~go_process: GO:0030041 - actin filament polymerization [Evidence IEA];~go_process: GO:0030833 - regulation of actin filament polymerization [Evidence IEA];~go_process: GO:0034314 - Arp2/3 complex-mediated actin nucleation [Evidence IEA]), which produces MSQSLRPYLLAVRSSLTAALAISNFASQTSERHNVPEIEAATSPELLLNPLTISRNENERVLIEPSVNSVRVSIRIKQADEIEHILVHKFTRFLTQRAESFFILRRKPVKGYDISFLITNFHTEQMLKHKLVDFIIQLYVSSALPIYRLINERLTTSSSDSMEEVDKEISEMKLFLNARARFVAESFLTPFD; this is translated from the exons ATG TCTCAATCATTGCGTCCATACCTGTTGGCTGTTAGATCCTCGCTAACGGCAGCACTCGCGATATCGAACTTCGCTTCTCAAACCTCCGAAAGACA CAATGTTCCCGAAATTGAAGCCGCAACTTCTCCCGAATTACTTCTCAACCCCCTTACAATCTCCCGGAATGAGAACGAGAGGGTCCTTATCGAGCCCAGCGTGAACAGTGTCCGTGTCAGCATTCGCATCAAGCAGGCAGATGAGATAGAACATATCTTAGTCCACAAGTTCACTAGGTTCCTGACGCAGCGCGCGGAATCCTTCTTCATTCTACGGAGAAAGCCAGTGAAGGGTTATGACATCTCATTCCTTATTACGAACTTCCATACCGAACAGATGCTGAAACACAAGCTGGTGGACTTTATCATTCAATTGTATGTTTCATCTGCTTTGCCCATATATCGTTTGATAAATGAGAGGCTAACGACTTCTTCGTCTGATAGTAtggaggaagtggacaaGGAAATCTCGGAAATGAAGCTTTTC TTGAATGCCCGTGCCCGTTTCGTTGCCGAGTCGTTCCTGACACCG TTCGATTAG
- a CDS encoding uncharacterized protein (COG:S;~EggNog:ENOG410PQ10) encodes MAFSRQDHLSHKLNMPPFGYAPNPSDDTVCIPFATNRLTPVPVQPGRLEQPGASSTLLTSSSIPAMNIGNNKPGPYLNLTSYPNPISRAAPSNEVPYGSLVRYMEAPTWGVIKISNVSN; translated from the exons ATGGCGTTTTCCAGACAAGACCACCTTTCTCACAAGCTCAATATGCCTCCCTTTG GCTACGCCCCAAACCCATCTGATGATACCGTCTGTATTCCCTTTGCTACCAATCGCCTCACCCCGGTTCCTGTCCAACCAGGTCGGCTTGAACAACCAGGAGCGTCCTCCACTCTCTTGACCTCTTCTAGTATCCCTGCCATGAATATCGGCAACAACAAGCCTGGACCCTACTTGAATCTTACAAGCTATCCCAACCCCATTAGCAGAGCTGCTCCGTCAAACGAGGTGCCATACGGGAGCTTAGTCCGCTATATGGAAGCCCCTACCTGGGGTGTTATCAAGATTTCGAACGTAAGTAACTGA
- a CDS encoding uncharacterized protein (COG:S;~EggNog:ENOG410PQ10): MERPTAKTMDCFVEFDSTEDAEETANRINRIYECGRAPRLGNRHVEVEISNQEDLLKDLFPRAKCISWENGTPKVVENTDRYSTGFTGFFTSEEIIGAIRHAEMPQRSPFGAKCPQRTYESTISTLYKFPWYATDMYTVHDRNQLFELTNRHIRSLVSRMEKSKTVGLDQRLLRELLYAGLNCPAFNERQKYTLCTHAGEKSEILKLGDMSKWFPFDTLVYLPGFDYDTCALYASVIANGRFEGACREFPNNFPADNTTLISPFGRIWFEWPTDVAKNTLWVDAVNRETNVLNCLLQSGSMGTIHRPLSMASTSSSVSPTSPITDKSVPRNENVSRVSVLQASSRRASECWNSGSGSALLDTEGIWGQKVFFSPPKKFRAPSHRITHSSPNCLKDLNQ, translated from the exons ATGGAGCGTCCCACTGCTAAGACGATGGATTGTTTTGTAGAGTTCGATTCGACTGAAGACGCTGAAGAGACGGCGAACCGAATCAACCGCATCTATGAATGTGGACGTGCGCCTCGACTCGGCAATAGGCACGTTGAAGTTGAGATCAGCAACCAAGAGGACCTGCTGAAAGATTTGTTTCCACGTGCAAAGTGCATAAGCTGGGAAAATGGTACGCCTAAAGTCGTGGAGAATACTGACAGATATTCCACCGGCTTTACTGGCTTTTTTACCAGTGAAGAGATCATCGGCGCCATTCGTCACGCTGAAATGCCTCAACGT TCTCCATTCGGTGCCAAGTGTCCCCAGCGTACTTACGAATCTACCATAAGCACGCTCTATAAG TTTCCTTGGTATGCAACCGACATGTACACCGTGCATGACCGTAATCAGCTATTCGAATTGACAAACCGTCACATACGTTCTCTGGTGTCACGGATGGAAAAGTCCAAGACCGTTGGGCTTGACCAGCGTCTGCTCCGCGAGCTCCTCTACGCCGGCCTAAATTGCCCCGCATTCAATGAGCGCCAGAAATATACTCTTTGCACTCACGCCGGCGAGAAAAGCGAGATACTCAAGTTGGGAGACATGAGCAAGTGGTTCCCCTTCGATACTCTGGTCTACCTGCCTGGCTTTGACTATGACACCTGCGCG TTGTATGCCAGTGTGATCGCAAACGGTAGATTCGAAGGCGCCTGCCGCGAGTTTCCGAACAATTTCCCTGCTGACAATACCACTCTCATATCACCCTTCGGTCGCATTTGGTTTGAGTGGCCAACCGATGTCGCTAAGAATACTCTGTGGGTTGATGCCGTTAATCGTGAGACCAATGTGCTCAACTGCCTTCTTCAGAGCGGATCCATGGGAACAATCCACAGACCACTTTCAATGGCTAGTACCTCAAGCAGTGTTTCCCCCACCTCTCCAATCACTGATAAAAGTGTGCCCCGAAACGAGAATGTGTCCCGGGTCAGCGTTTTGCAGGCCTCATCGCGTCGTGCCAGCGAATGCTGGaacagcggcagcggcagcgccCTTCTTGATACCGAAGGCATTTGGGGTCAGAAAGTATTCTTTAGCCCTCCAAAGAAATTCCGAGCTCCTAGCCACCGCATCACCCATTCATCGCCCAACTGTCTCAAAGACTTGAACCAGTGA
- a CDS encoding tRNA wybutosine-synthesizing 3 family protein (COG:S;~EggNog:ENOG410PKAE;~InterPro:IPR003827,IPR036602;~PFAM:PF02676): MESSLTTMIPEVFESRKRKILADLSIPDAEYTDLSPKGSVDEGIRILINDINTLPGLVTTSSCAGRISVFLEGRKKQQQQQQQQAVSDEQQQQQRQFVPSGGKGAGKWLYVSHEPLQEYGKVREKEQERQPLHELFGMMPGDGRPPGLNKDGQAPRLVRFSFEPMILHIMTATLHHAHPVLSAASTSGFRESGLQSLRCLEANDIEGPSPIVAVRSAGLSLESVIGYCEETDDNNDDNGEPIIRSLVTEEFLEMLVAISNERFAVNSERKERFRANLLDLCSTDHTKAKGKSKPPGWEDPEKRRERMRAEGLKRKQLAQNQRKEDDADLDLSGASLE; encoded by the exons ATGGAGTCCTCATTGACAACCATGATCCCTGAGGTTTTTGAATCTCGCAAGCGCAAGATTCTCGCAGACCTGTCCATCCCGGACGCAGAGTATACTGATCTGTCGCCGAAAGGCTCTGTGGATGAAGGTATTcgcatcctcatcaatgaTATTAATACCCTACCAGGGTTGGTGACCACTAGCAGCTGTGCGGGAAGGATCAGTGTATTCCTGGAGGGGCGAAagaagcaacagcagcagcagcagcagcaagcggTGTCagacgagcagcagcaacagcagaggCAGTTCGTACCTTCCGGGGGCAAAGGAGCAGGAAAGTGGTTATATGTGTCTCATGAGCCCTTGCAAGAATATGGGAAGGTGCGAGAAAAAGAGCAAGAGCGCCAGCCACTGCATGAGTTGTTTGGGATGATGCCCGGGGATGGCAGGCCACCCGGTTTAAACAAGGATGGTCAAGCCCCGCGTCTCGTGCGCTTCTCTTTTGAGCCTATG ATCCTCCATATTATGACGGCCACATTACACCATGCTCACCCCGTGCTATCTGCCGCTTCAACCTCCGGGTTTCGTGAGAGCGGACTGCAAAGTCTACGTTGCTTAGAGGCAAATGACATTGAGGGCCCAAGCCCCATCGTCGCCGTGCGCTCTGCCGGTCTCTCATTGGAGTCTGTCATCGGGTATTGTGAAGAAACcgatgataataatgatgacaATGGAGAACCCATTATCCGCAGTCTGGTCACAGAAGAGTTTCTCGAGATGCTGGTTGCTATCTCGAATGAAAGGTTCGCTGTGAACTCTGAACGTAAGGAGAGATTCCGCGCGAATTTGTTAGATCTTTGTTCGACGGACCACACAAAAGCGAAAGGAAAGTCCAAGCCCCCTGGTTGGGAGGATCCGGAGAAGcgaagggagaggatgagggcaGAAGGactgaagaggaagcagctGGCGCAAAATCAGcggaaggaagatgacgcGGATTTGGATCTGTCGGGAGCAAGTCTGGAGTAA